A stretch of the Paenibacillus dendritiformis genome encodes the following:
- a CDS encoding glycosyltransferase yields MDKKILFCLNPAVSHFFPTIGLSKELIRQGYTILYTGFSNLENVVVSEGFEYISLTASTDKHLKDLKNNYHFRSLEKTYHKIFEELKEIIKSRCVDLVLFDISRFNLYFLPAFECKIPVISFWTCSGAFHINGDIPPNSSSHIPDKTLKSKIRVISIWIRRYVRREFCKPATLLSKFYFPYSDLSAIARKRGMKWKYNIDGPYLDVPKLVLGPREFEFSASTNNRNAAYLGLCVETRSDGTVMPDDFDPCKPLIYCSLGTLSHRYNRSGHFFNIVIETFTARPEWNAIINIGSTKEIDMNSPSPSNILITDYAPQLEILKKADLVLTHGGYGTIKECIAFAVPMIVFPCIYDQPGNAARVEHKGIGVRRDIGKITRSDLEGLIESMLTDMTYKKNIASLKDRILLSQNGLQDGILLIRKELEQSDCHSRKTEVEM; encoded by the coding sequence TAGTTTCCGAAGGTTTTGAGTATATTTCCTTAACAGCAAGCACAGACAAACATTTGAAAGACCTGAAGAATAATTATCATTTCCGTAGTTTGGAGAAAACGTATCATAAAATCTTCGAAGAATTAAAAGAAATCATAAAAAGTCGCTGCGTGGATTTAGTTCTTTTCGACATATCTCGATTCAACCTCTATTTTTTGCCCGCATTCGAATGCAAGATACCTGTAATCAGTTTTTGGACCTGTAGCGGAGCATTTCATATCAACGGTGATATACCACCGAATTCTTCTTCGCATATTCCAGACAAGACTTTAAAAAGCAAAATTAGAGTGATATCCATCTGGATCAGGAGATATGTGAGAAGAGAATTCTGTAAACCGGCAACACTGTTATCAAAATTTTATTTTCCCTATTCAGATCTATCCGCAATTGCAAGAAAGAGGGGAATGAAGTGGAAGTATAATATAGATGGGCCATACTTGGATGTTCCTAAATTAGTCTTAGGGCCTAGAGAATTTGAATTTTCTGCTTCTACTAATAACCGTAATGCTGCTTATCTTGGTTTATGCGTAGAGACTCGAAGCGATGGAACGGTCATGCCAGATGATTTCGATCCTTGCAAGCCTTTAATATACTGTTCACTGGGAACTTTAAGTCATCGGTATAACAGGAGCGGGCATTTTTTTAATATTGTGATTGAAACATTTACTGCCCGACCCGAATGGAATGCTATCATCAATATTGGCAGCACGAAGGAGATTGATATGAACTCTCCGTCTCCTTCCAATATCCTAATCACCGATTACGCGCCCCAATTGGAAATTCTTAAAAAAGCGGATTTGGTTCTAACTCATGGCGGTTATGGGACGATAAAAGAATGCATAGCCTTCGCTGTGCCTATGATTGTTTTTCCATGTATTTATGATCAACCGGGAAATGCAGCTAGAGTTGAGCATAAGGGTATAGGAGTAAGGAGGGATATTGGAAAGATTACGCGTTCTGACCTGGAAGGACTCATCGAGAGCATGTTGACCGATATGACGTACAAAAAAAATATTGCGTCGTTAAAGGATAGAATTCTTCTTTCTCAAAACGGTCTACAAGATGGGATTCTTTTGATTAGAAAAGAGTTAGAACAAAGTGATTGCCACTCGAGGAAAACAGAGGTGGAAATGTAA